One window of the Bacteroidales bacterium genome contains the following:
- a CDS encoding glycoside hydrolase family 47 protein gives MKELFQLILVGLIAFPGCQTTEKKTSQADQLMAEKIKAEFVRSWNAYKTYAWGHDVLLPVSKSYMDWYEQSLHISPIDAYSTMKVMGLDKEAEEVQRYVVDSIDFDKDLFVKTFEVNIRILGGLLAMYEFSGDKKVLAKAEDFGKRLIPAFSSPTGIPYYWVNLKTGEAKGEVVNMAEGGSCLLEMGMLSRFTGNPVYFEKAKNASLAIFNRRSSIGLIGESINVETGAWTDSISHIGCCIDSYYEYLYKSWLLFKDKEIKNIWDQSIVSIQTYIADEVDTALWYGTVDMETGEKVNSVVTLYDAFFPALLALSGDLERAARYQDSWNSVWKQYGLEPMVYDYRKKEILNASYDLNPEIIESAYYLYYFTGDTIYKEMASQYFSDLMMYCRTEVAFTCIKDVTTKEQKDHMETFFLAETMKYLYLVFTAPEDINPDDCVFSTEAHLFRK, from the coding sequence CTCATTTTAGTAGGATTGATTGCATTTCCCGGTTGCCAGACGACAGAAAAGAAAACCAGCCAGGCGGACCAGCTCATGGCTGAAAAGATCAAGGCGGAGTTTGTCCGTTCCTGGAATGCCTATAAAACCTACGCCTGGGGTCATGATGTGCTGCTTCCCGTCTCAAAAAGTTATATGGACTGGTACGAACAGTCGTTGCACATATCACCCATTGATGCTTACAGCACCATGAAGGTGATGGGACTTGACAAGGAGGCGGAGGAAGTTCAGCGTTATGTGGTCGATAGTATTGATTTTGATAAAGATCTATTTGTGAAGACTTTCGAAGTCAATATCCGCATTCTTGGTGGTTTGCTAGCGATGTACGAGTTTTCCGGAGACAAGAAAGTGCTGGCAAAAGCGGAAGATTTCGGAAAAAGGCTGATCCCTGCTTTCAGTTCCCCTACTGGCATCCCCTACTATTGGGTAAATCTTAAAACGGGAGAAGCTAAAGGAGAAGTGGTGAACATGGCCGAAGGCGGCTCTTGCCTGCTGGAAATGGGCATGCTGAGCCGATTTACGGGGAACCCGGTTTATTTCGAAAAAGCAAAAAATGCTAGCCTGGCTATTTTCAACCGGAGGTCTTCCATCGGGCTGATCGGCGAGAGCATTAATGTGGAAACGGGAGCCTGGACCGACAGCATTAGCCATATCGGGTGCTGCATCGACAGCTATTATGAATATCTCTATAAAAGCTGGCTGCTTTTTAAGGATAAAGAGATCAAAAACATCTGGGACCAGAGCATCGTCAGCATCCAGACTTATATTGCCGATGAGGTGGATACTGCGCTATGGTATGGCACGGTGGACATGGAAACCGGCGAAAAGGTCAATAGCGTAGTGACTTTATACGACGCTTTCTTCCCGGCTTTACTGGCCTTATCAGGTGACCTTGAAAGGGCAGCACGATATCAGGATTCCTGGAACAGTGTGTGGAAGCAATACGGCCTGGAACCGATGGTTTATGATTACCGGAAAAAAGAAATCCTCAATGCTTCCTATGACCTGAATCCCGAAATTATCGAATCGGCCTATTATCTTTATTATTTTACCGGTGATACAATATACAAGGAGATGGCATCTCAATATTTCAGTGACCTGATGATGTATTGCCGGACCGAAGTGGCTTTTACGTGCATAAAAGATGTTACTACCAAAGAGCAGAAAGACCACATGGAGACTTTCTTTCTGGCGGAAACGATGAAATACTTGTACCTCGTCTTCACGGCGCCTGAAGACATTAATCCTGACGATTGTGTTTTTAGTACGGAGGCGCATCTGTTCAGGAAATGA